One region of Azoarcus sp. CIB genomic DNA includes:
- a CDS encoding YfhL family 4Fe-4S dicluster ferredoxin, with the protein MALLITDECTSCGACQTECPNEAITQGNDIYVIAPNLCTECVGHFDESQCVHVCPVDSIVADPDHVETKAELRAKAARL; encoded by the coding sequence ATGGCCTTGTTGATTACAGATGAGTGCACTAGTTGCGGTGCCTGCCAAACGGAATGCCCGAACGAGGCGATTACTCAAGGAAATGATATTTATGTGATCGCCCCGAATTTGTGCACAGAATGTGTAGGTCATTTTGACGAGTCGCAATGCGTCCACGTCTGTCCGGTAGACTCGATTGTTGCGGACCCCGATCACGTCGAAACGAAGGCTGAACTGCGTGCGAAAGCGGCTCGATTGTAA
- a CDS encoding 2-oxoacid:acceptor oxidoreductase subunit alpha yields the protein MSELEHVFVNERENKAVRGDAMSGTERLRERVVETLDSVVIRFVGDSGDGMQLTGSEFSRAVAKAGHGFATHPDYPSEIRAPTGTVFGVSGYQIQYGAGQVFTSGDAPDALVAMNPAALRTNISDVKHGGIVIVNVGAFTDASLVKAGYTSNPLEDGSLDGYRIFHIDISALTAAALRDSGLSKKEVARCKNYFALGLMLCLYGRSIEDEIDDIHQKFAKTPQFADANVEALRAGFAYADAAEIFAASYHVREAAAEPGVYRSITGNHAAALGFVAASELSGVGLFLGSYPITPATDILHELSALKHFDVTTFQAEDEIAGICSTIGAAYGGALALTTTSGPGMALKTEALGLAVMLELPLVIVNVQRGGPSTGLPTKIEQSDLLQAVYGRNGECPIPVISARSPSDCFDCALEAFRIAVKYMTPVILLTDGGIANAAEPWRIPDVARLPKLEVRYRTDAEGFQPYARDENLARAWVLPGTRGMEHRVGGLEKDFLSGNISHDPMNHQRMVAVRAAKVARTAQDIPPTRVEGPASGELLVVGWGSTYGTIAQAREIAEADGRSVAHVHLRHLHPLPPDLGEVLARYKTVLVPELNMGQLSKLLREQFLRDVVPLTKVQGKPFKVSEVHDRILELS from the coding sequence ATGTCCGAGCTGGAGCATGTATTCGTAAATGAGCGGGAAAATAAGGCGGTGCGCGGCGACGCCATGTCAGGGACGGAGCGACTGCGCGAGCGTGTCGTCGAGACGCTCGACAGCGTCGTGATCCGCTTCGTCGGCGACTCCGGTGACGGCATGCAGCTGACAGGCTCGGAGTTTTCGCGAGCGGTCGCGAAAGCCGGCCACGGCTTCGCGACGCATCCCGATTACCCGTCGGAGATTCGTGCTCCGACCGGAACGGTGTTCGGCGTGTCCGGCTACCAGATTCAGTATGGTGCGGGCCAGGTGTTCACATCGGGGGACGCGCCCGACGCGCTGGTCGCAATGAATCCGGCGGCGCTGAGGACGAACATTTCCGACGTCAAGCACGGTGGCATCGTCATCGTTAACGTCGGCGCCTTCACCGACGCGAGCCTAGTAAAGGCCGGCTATACCTCTAATCCGCTCGAGGACGGCAGCCTCGACGGCTACCGCATATTCCACATCGATATCTCGGCACTGACCGCCGCGGCGCTGCGGGACTCGGGGCTGTCGAAGAAGGAGGTCGCGCGCTGCAAGAACTATTTCGCGCTCGGCCTGATGCTGTGCCTTTATGGCCGGTCGATCGAGGACGAAATCGACGATATCCACCAAAAGTTCGCGAAGACCCCCCAATTTGCCGACGCGAACGTTGAGGCGCTGCGTGCCGGCTTCGCGTATGCGGACGCCGCCGAGATCTTCGCCGCGAGCTACCATGTGCGCGAAGCGGCCGCCGAGCCCGGCGTCTATCGGAGCATCACTGGCAACCACGCTGCGGCGCTCGGCTTCGTCGCCGCATCTGAGCTCTCAGGCGTGGGGCTCTTCCTCGGCTCGTACCCGATCACGCCGGCGACCGACATCCTGCACGAACTGTCGGCGCTGAAGCATTTCGACGTCACGACATTCCAGGCCGAGGACGAAATCGCCGGCATTTGCTCGACGATCGGTGCGGCCTATGGTGGCGCGCTCGCCCTGACGACGACCTCCGGTCCGGGCATGGCGCTGAAGACCGAGGCGTTGGGCCTCGCAGTGATGCTCGAGCTACCGTTGGTGATCGTCAACGTGCAGCGCGGCGGTCCCTCGACCGGTTTGCCGACGAAGATCGAACAATCGGACCTGCTGCAGGCGGTCTACGGGCGCAACGGCGAGTGCCCGATTCCGGTCATCTCCGCGCGCTCGCCCTCCGACTGCTTCGACTGCGCGCTCGAGGCTTTCCGCATCGCCGTCAAATACATGACGCCGGTGATCCTGCTGACCGATGGCGGCATTGCGAATGCGGCCGAGCCGTGGCGCATCCCCGATGTGGCCCGTCTGCCGAAACTCGAAGTGCGCTATCGCACCGATGCGGAAGGTTTCCAGCCGTATGCGCGCGACGAGAATCTGGCGCGTGCCTGGGTGCTGCCGGGCACGCGCGGGATGGAACATCGCGTCGGCGGCCTCGAAAAGGACTTCCTGTCGGGCAACATCTCGCACGACCCGATGAATCACCAACGCATGGTTGCGGTGCGCGCAGCGAAAGTCGCGCGTACTGCGCAGGATATCCCGCCGACACGCGTCGAGGGGCCGGCGAGCGGCGAGCTCCTCGTCGTTGGCTGGGGCAGCACCTACGGCACGATCGCGCAGGCGCGCGAAATAGCCGAGGCCGACGGGCGCTCGGTCGCGCACGTGCATCTGCGCCATTTGCACCCGCTGCCGCCGGACTTGGGCGAGGTGCTGGCGCGCTACAAGACAGTCCTGGTACCGGAACTAAATATGGGGCAACTCTCGAAGCTGCTGCGGGAGCAGTTCCTGCGCGACGTCGTGCCGCTCACCAAGGTGCAGGGCAAGCCCTTCAAGGTCAGCGAAGTCCACGACCGCATCCTCGAACTGAGCTGA